From Penaeus chinensis breed Huanghai No. 1 chromosome 43, ASM1920278v2, whole genome shotgun sequence, a single genomic window includes:
- the LOC125048258 gene encoding putative ankyrin repeat protein RF_0381: MRGNSELVELLLSHRASVDSLDDDNRTALHYAAASGNADLVELLLSAGADPSLLDNMGNTPLHYAVDVSGMPAHVVQQLASAYPPAVGLTNRSTETPLHIAVRNGRCDAESVLKAALEYGTKEALNTKTSLGHTPLHLAVLDHRINLLRILLTAGADIDTEDHLGHTPLGSAGRDATWGAVVLLLAAGARTKRLIHGGVIESEVQDSGIRALLHDARRQPPKLSSVCRRALTLHLGPASLLALSKTTLPTTWRDFLTYKSVNI; this comes from the coding sequence AGCTGGTGGAATTGCTTCTGTCCCATCGTGCAAGTGTAGACTCCTTGGATGATGACAATCGCACAGCCCTTCATTATGCTGCTGCCTCAGGCAATGCTGATTTGGTGGAGTTGCTGCTGTCCGCTGGTGCTGACCCTTCATTACTTGACAACATGGGCAACACACCCTTGCATTATGCTGTGGATGTGAGTGGAATGCCAGCTCATGTTGTGCAGCAACTGGCTTCTGCTTACCCACCTGCTGTGGGGTTAACCAATCGCAGCACAGAGACACCCCTTCACATTGCTGTCCGTAATGGCAGATGTGATGCAGAGAGTGTTCTGAAAGCAGCATTAGAGTATGGAACAAAGGAGGCCCTGAATACTAAGACTTCCTTGGGTCACACTCCCTTGCACCTTGCTGTCCTTGATCATCGGATTAACCTCCTTCGAATCCTGCTCACAGCTGGTGCTGACATAGACACAGAAGACCATCTGGGGCATACGCCTTTGGGGTCAGCAGGGAGGGATGCCACCTGGGGtgctgttgttcttcttcttgctgcTGGTGCTCGTACTAAGCGCCTCATTCATGGTGGCGTGATTGAGAGTGAAGTACAGGATTCGGGAATACGAGCGCTACTTCACGACGCTAGGAGACAGCCCCCAAAACTGTCGAGTGTGTGTCGCCGAGCACTCACGCTTCACTTAGGACCTGCATCTCTCTTGGCCCTGTCCAAAACCACTTTACCTACCACATGGCGAGACTTTCTCACGTACAAGTCAGTCAACATCTAG